GGCCGAAGAGGAAATGGGGCTTTTTCCCAGCAGGGAGGCGAGATCTAAGGTTCTTTCGATATAAGGCGAGGAGAGAGGCTTTCTTTTATCTGTCGTATCCATCGTCAAATATCATGACAAATGAGGACAGAGTTGTCAGGTGGATTTCTCCTGGCGCTTCCGCTCTTCGGCCCTCAACTCGCGCCGGAGGAGCTTTCCCACCTTCGATTTGGGGAGCATGTCTCGGAATTCGATATACTGGGGGACCTTGTAGGAGGCCAGTTTCTGCCGGCACCACTTGATCAGGTCGTATCCCGTGATCCCTTTGATGTCCTCCTTGAGGACGACGAAGGCCTTGATCCGCTCGCCCACGTCGGGGTCTGGCACGCCCACCACACACGCCCCGATCACGGCCGGATGTTCCTGCAGGACCGACTCGATCTCCGAGGCCGACACCCGATAGCCTTTATGTTTGATCGTATCGACCGTCCGATCCACAAAGTAGAGGTATCCCTTCTCGTCCATCGTCACGATGTCGCCGGTCCGATACCACCTTCGGCCATCGAGTTCCACGAAGGAGACGGCCGTCTCCTCAGGTTTGTTCCAGTACTCCCTGACCATCCTGTCCGAGGAGACGATCAGTTCCCCTGGCTCTCCTAAGGGGACCGGTTCGAGGGTATCGGGATCGACGATCTTCACCCTTTTGCTGGGAACGACGAGGCCCATGCTCCTCGGAGGGTTTTCGACGTTCACCGGTGCCATCGCCACTCCCCCGCAGGTCTCTGTGGCCCCGTAGCCCTGGTAAATTCTTTTTCGATATCGTTCCTGCCACCGCGTTTCGATTTCTGTGGGCAGGACATCGCCGGCACAGAAGCAGTATTGGAGGGAGCTGAGGTCGTAAAAATCGACCCGATCATGTTCGAGGATCATCCGGTAGAGGGCGGGCACTCCGACGAAGGTCTTTGCCTTGAACCTCTGGATCGTCTCGAGCATCCCGTCGAGGTTGACCTTGGGCTGGAGGATGAGGGTGCCGCCGAAGCAGAGGGTGGCCAGTTCACAGGCCTGTCCGAGGATGTGAAAGAGGGGCGCGCCGGCTAAGATCCTATTCTCCTCCAGGGGGAAGAGAGGCTCGCTCACCCTCAATTGTTCCTCAGCCGACTCCAGGAAGAGCTCATGGGTGATGGGGACCCCTTTGGGAAATTTGGTCGTCCCCCCCGTGTAGAGGATCTCGAGGATCGAGCTCCCCTCCGGCCTCACCCGGTCGGGCAAAGGGGAGGATCTCCCGAGCAATCGTTTAAAGGGATAGGTGTGGGCCTCCTTCGAGACCTTTCCAGAGGGGATTTTATCGAACGCCTTCCCGAAGGCCCTCTTCCACCAGGGAAGGAGGTCGGCCACGTTGGTCACGACGATCCTTCGGATGTTGGCCCCGGCCATGGCCCTCTGGACATAGCCATAGTTCGTATCGGCGCAGAGGACGGTCTCGGCGCCTGAATCGTTGGCAATATACTGGAGGTCGTGGGAGGTATAGATGGGCGTGATGGGAACGGCGATCCCCCCGATCTTCTGGATGGCCAGCCAGGCGATCACCCACTGGGGAGAGTTGGGGACGTAGAGGACCATCTTGTCGCCCGGGTTCACGCCCATCCCGTAGAGGGCGGAAGCGAATCGTCCCACGTATTCTCCTATTTGGCCATAAGAGTACTGGGTCCCGAGAAAGACGATGGCGGTCTTATCGGGTCTCCTTTGGACCTGGGCCTCGAAGGCTTCGATGACGGTCTTGGGTTTGGAGGGACTCTCGACCATTTCGCTGACCCGTATTGAGGGGTTAAACCCCGAAATAGGCGGCCCGCACCTCAGGATTCTCCATCAGCTCCTTTCCTGTGCCGGTCAGGGTCAACATTCCGTTTTCGATGATATATCCGTAGTCGATCATCGGGAGGATGGGCCTGGCGAACTGTTCGCTGATGAGGGTGGTGATGCCCATCTCCTTCTGGATATTCTTTATGGCGCCGACCAGTTTTGCCTGGATCGCGGGGCTCAGCCCGAGCAGCGGCTCGTCGAGCAGAAGGAGGCTCGGGTTCAGGACGAGGGCCATGCCGATAGCCAGCATCTGCTGTTCGCCGCCGCTCAGGAAGCCCGCCCGGCGGCTTTTCAGGCCGACCAGGGCGGGGAAGAGGTC
This genomic interval from Thermodesulfobacteriota bacterium contains the following:
- a CDS encoding AMP-binding protein, with the protein product MVESPSKPKTVIEAFEAQVQRRPDKTAIVFLGTQYSYGQIGEYVGRFASALYGMGVNPGDKMVLYVPNSPQWVIAWLAIQKIGGIAVPITPIYTSHDLQYIANDSGAETVLCADTNYGYVQRAMAGANIRRIVVTNVADLLPWWKRAFGKAFDKIPSGKVSKEAHTYPFKRLLGRSSPLPDRVRPEGSSILEILYTGGTTKFPKGVPITHELFLESAEEQLRVSEPLFPLEENRILAGAPLFHILGQACELATLCFGGTLILQPKVNLDGMLETIQRFKAKTFVGVPALYRMILEHDRVDFYDLSSLQYCFCAGDVLPTEIETRWQERYRKRIYQGYGATETCGGVAMAPVNVENPPRSMGLVVPSKRVKIVDPDTLEPVPLGEPGELIVSSDRMVREYWNKPEETAVSFVELDGRRWYRTGDIVTMDEKGYLYFVDRTVDTIKHKGYRVSASEIESVLQEHPAVIGACVVGVPDPDVGERIKAFVVLKEDIKGITGYDLIKWCRQKLASYKVPQYIEFRDMLPKSKVGKLLRRELRAEERKRQEKST